The Chryseobacterium shigense genome segment TCCGGAAAAAGCTGCGTGGCTGCAAGCTGGGTAAAACTTGCATGCGGACCCAAAAATGCAATTTTCATTATCTTAATATATCAATGTAGAATTATATTGGAAGTACAAAGATGCAAATTAGTTTAAAAACAAACGTGTTTCATTAATGACATTTTGCCTGTAGCCCATCATCTGCTGTTTTCTAATGTTGCCAGTTCTCTTCAATAAGTTTCATCAGGAAATCCGGACATTTTATAATCTTGCTGGTTTTTGCATCCAGAAAGAACAGGGTAGTGGATGCTTCCGTAATCTTCACCTTTTCTTCATTGAAGATTTCATATTCAAATTCAATTCTTACGCCCGGAATTTTTTTTACATACGTGTGAATTTCCAATTTTTGATCGTACAGGGCAGGACGGATGTACTTTATTTTATAATCCGAAACTGGCAGCCAAATTCCTTGGTTTTCAATTTCATCGTATGAGATTCCTATGCTTCTGAAGAGTTCCACCCTTCCAACTTCAAAGTACTCTGCATAGTTTCCGTAGTACACATATTTCATAGGGTCTGTTTCTCCGTAACGTACTCGTAATGAGTGTGTTGTATGTATCATTTTTAGTCCTTATTTACACATACAAATATATTTTTAAATAATCAATACCTGCAATATTTTTTTTTAAAAAGAAAAAATTGGACCTTTGTCTTCCTTCTAAAAAAAGTACTAACAAAGATTTAATCGGGGCATAAATATGGATGAAAATTTAATGATGATATGGCAGAAATGCCTTCAGTTCATGCGGGATAATTTGAATGCAGCTGAAGACAATTCTGATCTTAAGAAGCTTGAAAAATCCTTCGACATGCTATTCGATAAGGTACAGCCACTTTCGTTGGTTGCCAATAACCTTACGCTTATAGTGCCGAGCGATTTTTACAAGGAATATATCGAGGATAATTACCTATCCCTGCTTTCTGCTGCCCTGAAGAAAAATCTTGGAAAAGGTGTGAAATTATGGTACTCTGTCATGGAAAACAGGCCTGCCGGTGAGGAAAAGCCAGTAACCATGAACATGAAGGGAAAAAGTGTTCCTACCCCAAAAATGCAGGAAACAATGCCGCAGGGATTCTCTGCCAATATTGTAAACCCTTTTGTGGTTCCGGGAATAAGAAAAGTAAATATAGATTCCAACCTGAAATCTGATTATTCATTTGATAATTATATTGAAGGAGAAAGCAATAAATTTGCTGCTACAGTAGCAAGATCAATCGCAAAAAGACCGGGAGCAACGGCTTTCAACCCATTATTCCTTCACGGAGGATATGGCGTTGGAAAAACCCACTTAGGCCAGGCGGTAGGGCTTGAGGTGAAAAATCAGTTTCCGGATAAAGTAGTTCTTTATCTGTCTTCTGAAAAATTCATCCAGCAGTTCATTTCGGCAGCTAAAGCACATAAGCAGACAGAATTTGCCAACTTCTACCAAATGGTGGATGTTCTAATCATTGATGATATTCAGTTCCTGTCGGGTAAATCTGCCACACAGGACAGTTTCTTCCATATTTTTGACCATCTTCACCAGAACGGAAAGCAGATCATCCTTACATCTG includes the following:
- the dnaA gene encoding chromosomal replication initiator protein DnaA, which encodes MDENLMMIWQKCLQFMRDNLNAAEDNSDLKKLEKSFDMLFDKVQPLSLVANNLTLIVPSDFYKEYIEDNYLSLLSAALKKNLGKGVKLWYSVMENRPAGEEKPVTMNMKGKSVPTPKMQETMPQGFSANIVNPFVVPGIRKVNIDSNLKSDYSFDNYIEGESNKFAATVARSIAKRPGATAFNPLFLHGGYGVGKTHLGQAVGLEVKNQFPDKVVLYLSSEKFIQQFISAAKAHKQTEFANFYQMVDVLIIDDIQFLSGKSATQDSFFHIFDHLHQNGKQIILTSDKAPADIMDIQERIVSRFKWGLSAEIKSPDLSTRRQIIVDKLSRDGIVLPGDMLDFLAAEAKTNVRELIGVINSVIAYSTVYKTDLSLELLKDTINKIAANQKKIINIPYIQEVVCDYFGIKKEQLLSKTRKREIALPRQLAMYFSKELTNATFTKIGEEMGGKDHSTVMYACDTIKDVSKIDKEVKKYVKDLAERIKK
- a CDS encoding acyl-CoA thioesterase produces the protein MIHTTHSLRVRYGETDPMKYVYYGNYAEYFEVGRVELFRSIGISYDEIENQGIWLPVSDYKIKYIRPALYDQKLEIHTYVKKIPGVRIEFEYEIFNEEKVKITEASTTLFFLDAKTSKIIKCPDFLMKLIEENWQH